From the Microbacterium sp. W4I4 genome, one window contains:
- the csrA gene encoding carbon storage regulator CsrA encodes MLVLTRRIGESVLIGDDIEVTLLDIKGDSVRIGINAPRTTRIQRSEIVDAVSTENVAAVDAGADATAAILDALTQKRSAED; translated from the coding sequence ATGCTGGTGTTGACGAGACGAATCGGCGAGAGCGTGCTGATCGGCGACGATATCGAGGTGACGCTGCTCGACATCAAGGGCGACAGCGTGCGCATCGGCATCAACGCTCCGCGCACGACCCGCATCCAGCGATCCGAGATCGTCGACGCGGTGAGCACCGAGAACGTCGCGGCGGTCGATGCCGGCGCCGATGCCACGGCCGCCATCCTCGACGCCCTCACCCAGAAGCGCAGCGCCGAGGACTGA
- a CDS encoding flagellar biosynthesis protein FlhA, whose amino-acid sequence MRGVLNRIVVPIAVVGIIMLLVVPVPPVLLDLLIILNILFALVILLNTMFIRKPLDFSVFPSLLLVATLFRLGLNVASTRLVLGEAYAGQVIEAFGTIAVGGSLIIGAVIFLILVVIQFVVVTKGAERVAEVGARFTLDAMPGKQMAIDADLNAGLITDAQARERRAEVAAEADFYGAMDGASKFVKGDAIAGLVIIIINLVGGIAIGMVSHGMSIEESVSTYSLLTIGDGLVTQIPALLMAVSTGMIVTRSNAEADMGSEAFAQLGQSVNALNIAGCAAIVMAFIPGMPMLPFIVVGALLILAAQRVRAKQADAAASDATPAEASTADTPEDLMERMRVHALEIQLSSDVVDLVTGGPDDLLARVKALRRRIALELGLVVPPVRTRDSVELPASTYVIRIAGVEAGRGVVPPGRLLALGAGLDALPGVAVHDPVFGLEGKWIPVEMRHSAEFAGATVVDRASVVITHLSSVIHAGAARLLSREDVRQLTDALKQVSPAAVEELTPALLSLAEVQRVLQSLLAERVPINDLSRIYEALAVRAKTSTDPEGLVEAARAALGPAIAARFAEDGRLRVIMINPLLEQAMLESLRMGDDGAQIVFEPNRMEAVVESVRQAVTAASAGDGGEPVLVCAPTLRAAVRRMVSAQTDGLPVLSYTEAGGSGAFGIETVGVVRDAAAPAVTAPAVTGLVGPAE is encoded by the coding sequence ATGCGCGGAGTGCTGAACAGGATCGTCGTGCCGATCGCGGTGGTGGGCATCATCATGCTGCTGGTGGTGCCGGTGCCGCCGGTGCTGCTGGACCTGCTGATCATCCTGAACATCCTGTTCGCGCTGGTGATCCTGCTGAACACGATGTTCATCCGCAAGCCGCTGGACTTCTCGGTGTTCCCGTCCCTGCTGCTGGTGGCGACTCTGTTCCGGCTCGGCCTGAATGTGGCATCCACCCGGCTGGTGCTGGGCGAGGCGTACGCGGGGCAGGTGATCGAGGCGTTCGGAACCATCGCGGTGGGCGGGTCGCTGATCATCGGCGCGGTGATCTTCCTGATCCTGGTGGTCATCCAGTTCGTCGTCGTCACGAAGGGCGCCGAGCGCGTCGCCGAGGTGGGCGCGCGGTTCACGCTGGATGCCATGCCCGGAAAGCAGATGGCGATCGACGCCGACCTGAACGCGGGGCTCATCACCGACGCGCAGGCCCGCGAGCGCCGTGCCGAGGTGGCCGCCGAAGCCGACTTCTACGGTGCGATGGACGGCGCATCGAAGTTCGTCAAGGGCGATGCGATCGCGGGGCTCGTGATCATCATCATCAACCTGGTCGGCGGCATCGCGATCGGCATGGTCTCGCACGGCATGTCGATCGAGGAATCCGTCAGCACCTACAGCCTGCTGACCATCGGCGACGGACTGGTCACGCAGATCCCGGCGCTGCTGATGGCGGTGTCGACGGGCATGATCGTGACCCGTTCGAACGCCGAGGCCGACATGGGCAGCGAGGCGTTCGCGCAGCTGGGCCAGTCGGTGAACGCCCTGAACATCGCCGGCTGCGCGGCGATCGTGATGGCCTTCATCCCCGGGATGCCGATGCTGCCCTTCATCGTCGTGGGCGCACTGCTGATCCTGGCCGCGCAGCGCGTCAGGGCGAAGCAGGCGGATGCCGCGGCCTCGGACGCGACGCCGGCCGAGGCCTCGACCGCGGACACCCCGGAGGACCTCATGGAGCGGATGCGGGTGCACGCCCTGGAGATCCAGCTCTCCTCCGACGTCGTCGACCTCGTCACCGGCGGGCCGGACGATCTGCTCGCGCGCGTCAAGGCGCTGCGACGGCGCATCGCACTCGAACTGGGCCTCGTCGTCCCGCCTGTGCGCACGCGCGACAGCGTGGAGCTGCCGGCATCCACCTACGTCATCCGCATCGCCGGTGTCGAGGCCGGTCGCGGCGTCGTGCCGCCCGGACGTCTGCTGGCGCTCGGCGCGGGGCTGGACGCCCTGCCCGGGGTCGCCGTGCACGATCCGGTCTTCGGCCTGGAGGGCAAGTGGATCCCCGTCGAGATGCGGCACAGCGCCGAGTTCGCCGGCGCGACGGTCGTCGACCGCGCCAGCGTGGTCATCACGCACCTGTCGAGCGTCATCCATGCCGGGGCGGCGCGACTGCTGAGCCGCGAGGACGTGCGTCAGCTGACGGATGCGCTCAAACAGGTGTCGCCGGCCGCGGTGGAGGAGCTGACGCCGGCGCTGCTGTCGCTGGCCGAGGTGCAGCGGGTCCTGCAGTCGCTGCTCGCCGAGCGGGTGCCGATCAATGACCTCAGCCGCATCTACGAAGCGCTCGCGGTGCGCGCGAAGACCTCCACGGACCCGGAGGGCCTGGTCGAGGCCGCACGGGCCGCACTCGGACCCGCCATCGCCGCACGCTTCGCGGAGGACGGCAGGCTGCGCGTGATCATGATCAACCCGCTGCTGGAGCAGGCGATGCTGGAGAGCCTGCGGATGGGCGACGACGGTGCGCAGATCGTGTTCGAGCCGAACCGCATGGAGGCCGTGGTGGAGTCCGTGCGCCAGGCCGTGACGGCCGCGTCCGCGGGCGACGGCGGCGAGCCGGTTCTCGTCTGCGCGCCGACGCTGCGTGCGGCGGTGCGGCGGATGGTGTCGGCGCAGACCGACGGGCTGCCGGTGCTCTCCTACACCGAGGCGGGCGGTTCCGGCGCGTTCGGCATCGAGACAGTGGGCGTGGTGCGCGACGCCGCTGCGCCTGCAGTGACCGCGCCCGCCGTGACCGGCCTGGTCGGCCCCGCCGAGTAG
- a CDS encoding flagellar biosynthesis protein FlhB has translation MSDSGERNQKATDKHLREARQKGKLSRSQDMTAWLGIGAAAITMPAAMAAGSAAGTEQLISLPAIMRAPSPDAALGVLGLGLGSVLPTLGTLLTSVVIVTLLGAVVQGGVRMRKFSGRYDQFNLVNGVKRIFGLQALWEGAKALLKTAAIGIALWAVISTLIPVLSASGAHSVTRLLGTAAEGTATLLQVAILVGLALAAIDMFVVMKRNTKHTRMTHREVTDEHKNSEGDPLIRQQRRSRQLAMSRNRMIAAVAGSDVVMVNPTHVAVALRYEVGRAAPKVVAKGKGVVAEKIRERALEAGVPLVRDIPLARALHAACELGQEIPAELYTAVARVLVFVDMLRRRGSARGVHSLPERTTA, from the coding sequence CAGCGGCGAGCGCAATCAGAAGGCCACCGACAAGCATCTGCGGGAAGCGCGCCAGAAGGGCAAGCTGTCGCGAAGCCAGGATATGACGGCCTGGCTGGGGATCGGTGCGGCGGCTATCACCATGCCCGCGGCGATGGCCGCAGGCTCCGCGGCGGGCACCGAGCAGCTCATCTCCCTGCCGGCGATCATGCGCGCCCCCTCCCCCGACGCCGCCCTGGGCGTGCTCGGGCTCGGGCTGGGCTCGGTGCTGCCGACGCTCGGCACCCTGCTCACCAGCGTCGTGATCGTCACCCTGCTCGGCGCGGTCGTGCAGGGCGGGGTGCGGATGCGGAAGTTCTCGGGCCGCTACGACCAGTTCAACCTCGTCAACGGGGTGAAGCGCATCTTCGGCCTGCAGGCGCTGTGGGAGGGCGCGAAGGCGCTGCTGAAGACCGCGGCCATCGGGATCGCGCTGTGGGCGGTGATCTCGACGCTGATCCCGGTGCTCTCAGCGAGCGGCGCGCACTCGGTGACGCGGCTGCTGGGCACCGCCGCCGAAGGCACCGCCACCCTGCTGCAGGTGGCGATCCTGGTGGGCCTGGCGCTGGCCGCGATCGACATGTTCGTGGTGATGAAGCGCAACACGAAGCACACCAGGATGACGCATCGCGAGGTGACCGACGAGCACAAGAACTCGGAGGGCGACCCCCTGATCCGCCAGCAGCGGCGCTCCCGCCAGCTGGCGATGAGCCGCAACCGCATGATCGCGGCCGTGGCCGGATCGGATGTCGTGATGGTCAACCCCACGCACGTCGCCGTCGCGCTGCGCTACGAGGTCGGCCGGGCCGCCCCCAAGGTGGTCGCCAAGGGCAAGGGCGTCGTCGCCGAGAAGATCCGCGAGCGCGCGCTGGAGGCGGGCGTGCCGCTGGTGCGCGACATCCCGCTGGCCCGTGCGCTGCATGCCGCGTGCGAGCTGGGTCAGGAGATCCCCGCAGAGCTGTACACGGCCGTCGCCCGGGTGCTGGTGTTCGTCGACATGCTGCGCCGGCGCGGGTCCGCGCGCGGGGTGCATTCGCTGCCCGAGAGGACGACGGCGTGA